A genomic region of Streptosporangium lutulentum contains the following coding sequences:
- the ftsH gene encoding ATP-dependent zinc metalloprotease FtsH: MKPPAPQDRKGSDPEGNGEKEELKPWRSEGLPGEPSPKGPKINWWRFVVTLLIAYAAVFMISSFFDETAPEPISYTQFTQQVQGGNVKEIYAKGTSIQGNLKKTAPDPDNKNQPYTKFSTEMPIFANQQQLYQQLTRTGTEIKAEPVSGSRGFFGNLLLSLLPIVLLAGLWIWFIRRSAASMGGGGLGGGLGGIGGLGRSKAATPLEAGKVRVDFDDVAGIDEVKNEVAEVVDYLREPGKYRRLGAKLPKGVLLTGPPGTGKTLLARAVAGEADVPFFSASASEFIEMIVGVGASRVRELFSEARKVAPSIIFIDEIDAIGRSRGGSVIGGHDEREQTLNQILTEMDGFTGSEGVIVIAASNRAEILDPALLRPGRFDRTVVVSAPDVKGREEILKVHTRGVPLDDSVSLKQIARTTPGMTGADLANLVNEAALLAARRGRQRVLPPDFADALEKIQLGTARMVVISREERRRTAYHEAGHALLGMIQPGADPVRKISIIPRGRALGVTLSTPDTDRYAYDEQYLRDRIIGALGGMAAEQVVYDVITTGSENDLEQVTMIARGMVGRWGMSAGIGPLTILPGSADGQPTAAPETLATVDKEVRRIVDECYEVALRVLEENRERLDAIVVALLEHETLGEAEVYAAAGLPRGVISALPPPEEPPGPPPSGEVPS; the protein is encoded by the coding sequence GTGAAGCCACCGGCGCCTCAGGACCGCAAGGGGAGCGACCCGGAGGGGAACGGCGAGAAGGAAGAACTCAAGCCGTGGCGGTCGGAAGGTCTGCCAGGCGAGCCGTCGCCGAAGGGCCCGAAGATCAACTGGTGGCGGTTCGTGGTCACCCTGCTGATCGCCTACGCCGCCGTCTTCATGATCTCGTCCTTCTTCGACGAGACGGCTCCCGAACCGATCTCCTACACCCAGTTCACCCAGCAGGTGCAGGGGGGCAACGTCAAGGAGATCTACGCCAAGGGCACGTCGATCCAGGGCAACCTGAAGAAGACGGCCCCGGATCCCGACAACAAGAACCAGCCCTACACCAAGTTCTCCACCGAGATGCCGATCTTCGCCAACCAGCAACAGCTCTACCAGCAGCTGACCAGGACGGGTACGGAGATCAAGGCCGAACCCGTCAGCGGCAGCAGGGGCTTCTTCGGGAACCTCCTGCTGTCCCTGCTGCCCATAGTGCTGCTGGCCGGCCTGTGGATCTGGTTCATACGGCGCTCGGCGGCCTCGATGGGCGGGGGAGGGCTGGGAGGAGGTCTCGGCGGGATCGGCGGGCTCGGCAGGTCGAAGGCGGCCACGCCGCTGGAGGCGGGCAAGGTCCGGGTCGACTTCGACGACGTCGCGGGCATCGACGAGGTCAAGAACGAGGTCGCCGAGGTGGTCGACTACCTCAGGGAGCCCGGCAAGTATCGCCGGCTGGGAGCCAAACTGCCCAAGGGCGTGCTGCTCACCGGCCCGCCGGGCACCGGAAAGACCCTGCTCGCCAGAGCCGTCGCCGGAGAGGCCGACGTGCCGTTCTTCTCCGCGAGCGCCTCGGAGTTCATCGAGATGATCGTGGGCGTCGGCGCCTCCCGGGTGCGCGAACTGTTCTCGGAGGCCCGCAAGGTCGCCCCGTCGATCATCTTCATCGACGAGATCGACGCGATCGGCCGGTCTCGCGGCGGCAGTGTCATCGGTGGTCACGACGAGCGGGAGCAGACCCTCAACCAGATCCTCACCGAGATGGACGGCTTCACCGGCTCCGAGGGCGTCATCGTGATCGCCGCCTCCAACCGGGCGGAGATCCTCGACCCGGCGTTGCTGCGCCCCGGCCGGTTCGACCGGACCGTGGTCGTGTCCGCGCCCGACGTCAAGGGGCGGGAGGAGATCCTCAAGGTGCACACCCGCGGCGTACCGCTGGACGACAGCGTGAGCCTGAAGCAGATCGCCAGGACCACGCCCGGCATGACGGGCGCCGACCTGGCCAACCTGGTCAACGAGGCCGCGCTGCTCGCCGCCAGGCGGGGCCGGCAGAGAGTGCTCCCCCCCGACTTCGCCGACGCACTGGAGAAGATCCAGCTGGGTACGGCCCGCATGGTCGTGATCTCGCGGGAGGAACGCAGGCGCACCGCCTACCACGAGGCCGGGCACGCGCTGCTCGGCATGATCCAGCCCGGTGCCGACCCGGTCAGGAAGATCTCGATCATTCCTCGCGGCCGGGCGCTCGGCGTCACGCTCTCCACCCCCGACACCGACCGCTACGCCTACGACGAGCAGTATCTGCGCGACAGGATCATCGGCGCCCTCGGCGGCATGGCGGCCGAGCAGGTCGTCTACGACGTCATCACCACCGGCTCGGAGAACGACCTGGAGCAGGTCACGATGATCGCTCGCGGCATGGTCGGCCGCTGGGGCATGTCCGCCGGCATCGGCCCGCTGACCATTCTGCCCGGCTCCGCCGACGGCCAGCCCACCGCGGCTCCGGAAACCCTCGCCACCGTCGACAAGGAGGTCCGGCGCATCGTGGACGAATGTTACGAGGTCGCCTTGCGTGTTCTGGAGGAGAACAGGGAGCGCCTGGACGCCATCGTCGTGGCCCTGCTGGAGCACGAGACCCTGGGCGAGGCCGAGGTCTACGCCGCGGCAGGGCTTCCCCGGGGCGTCATCTCGGCTCTGCCCCCTCCCGAAGAACCCCCCGGACCGCCGCCCTCGGGTGAGGTCCCGTCATGA
- a CDS encoding Maf family protein encodes MTQIVLASASPARLSLLRSAGLDPKVIVSGVDEDAVTADSPAELCLTLARAKAAVVARELNDGLVIGCDSMLELDGQAYGKPDSPEEAVARWQSMRGREGRLLTGHCVIDAASGREVFEVGATVIRFGTPTDAEIAAYVATGEPLRVAGAFTLDGFGGWFVDGIDGDHGNVLGISLPLLRRLFAALGVASVPSFWRRA; translated from the coding sequence ATGACCCAGATCGTTCTCGCCTCCGCCTCGCCTGCCCGCCTCTCCCTGCTCCGCAGCGCCGGCCTCGATCCAAAGGTGATCGTCAGCGGCGTGGACGAGGACGCCGTCACCGCAGACAGCCCGGCTGAGCTCTGCCTCACCCTGGCCCGCGCGAAGGCCGCCGTGGTGGCGCGAGAGCTGAACGACGGCCTGGTCATCGGGTGCGACTCGATGCTGGAGCTCGACGGCCAGGCCTACGGCAAGCCGGATTCACCCGAGGAGGCCGTCGCCCGCTGGCAGAGCATGCGTGGCCGCGAGGGCCGCCTGCTCACCGGCCACTGCGTGATAGACGCCGCCAGTGGCAGGGAGGTCTTCGAGGTGGGCGCCACGGTCATCCGTTTCGGCACCCCCACCGACGCCGAGATCGCCGCCTACGTCGCCACCGGCGAGCCTCTCCGCGTCGCCGGCGCCTTCACCCTGGACGGCTTCGGCGGCTGGTTCGTCGACGGCATCGACGGCGACCACGGCAACGTCCTGGGCATCTCACTGCCCCTTCTCCGCCGCCTCTTCGCCGCCCTCGGCGTCGCCTCCGTCCCGTCCTTCTGGCGACGCGCCTGA
- a CDS encoding EI24 domain-containing protein, producing the protein MGHFRSFLDGIGFFFQGLRWVTRHPRWWLFGLIPALIVFVLYATVLYLLGTNALAIADWATPFADGWGEGAQTALHALFGLVIFGAGVVLFVVTFTATTLILGEPFYEKLSEKVEETHGDVPTGHELPLWKSIPRSIKDSLVTLGYVLLFTIPLFFLGFVPVIGQTVVPVLGALISGFFLTVELTTLAMERRGIARKGRFVLLRGNKAPALGFGVLLFLLFLIPLVAVVAMPAAVAGAAIMVRTRLSPA; encoded by the coding sequence ATGGGTCATTTCCGCTCCTTTCTGGACGGCATCGGGTTTTTCTTCCAAGGGCTGCGCTGGGTCACGCGACACCCCCGCTGGTGGCTGTTCGGGTTGATCCCGGCTCTGATCGTGTTCGTCCTCTACGCGACGGTCCTCTACCTCCTCGGCACGAACGCGCTCGCCATCGCCGACTGGGCGACGCCGTTCGCCGACGGGTGGGGTGAGGGGGCGCAGACGGCCCTTCATGCCCTGTTCGGGTTGGTGATCTTCGGTGCCGGAGTGGTCCTGTTCGTGGTGACCTTCACCGCGACGACCCTGATCCTGGGCGAGCCCTTCTACGAGAAGCTCTCCGAGAAGGTCGAGGAGACCCACGGCGATGTGCCGACCGGGCACGAGCTTCCGCTCTGGAAGTCGATCCCCAGGTCCATCAAGGACAGCCTGGTCACCCTCGGCTACGTGCTGCTGTTCACGATTCCGCTGTTCTTCCTGGGATTCGTGCCGGTGATCGGGCAGACGGTGGTGCCGGTTCTGGGCGCACTGATCTCGGGTTTCTTCCTCACGGTCGAGCTCACCACGCTTGCCATGGAGCGCAGGGGCATAGCCCGCAAGGGTCGTTTCGTTCTGCTCCGGGGCAACAAGGCTCCGGCACTCGGCTTCGGGGTCCTCCTCTTCCTGCTCTTTCTCATTCCGCTGGTCGCGGTGGTCGCGATGCCCGCCGCCGTAGCGGGCGCGGCCATCATGGTCCGGACGCGGCTGTCGCCTGCCTGA
- a CDS encoding DUF4192 domain-containing protein: MTTDNQTSPGRPASQPRLLLGSTEEILGAVPYLLGFHPADSLIVIGLEGEPPRGRLHITVRWDLPLAAPGLGQIIPLFRNEGITQVVVIGYGSGPLVTPAADMAVALFRQSDLTLVDALRVEDGRYWSYICSRAGCCSGDGTPYERGANAIAAQAVVHGLVALPDRETLEHSIDPVGGPERAAVREVTLRVTEELHGRLTRREDDEGFAAEFVADGMARVREAIGIYASGGRLEDEQVARLGLDLAVIRIRDEAWALITDDTHDVHLRLWQDLTRRLEPRFVPPAASLLGMAAWRQGDAALAGIALTRACEIDPGYSMANLLIHALRHLLPPHVLRERMPSPEELDQEMGSPTMAWLLPMIALLEEPTIMAG, encoded by the coding sequence ATGACAACCGACAACCAGACCTCTCCCGGCCGGCCCGCCTCACAGCCGCGCCTGCTGCTCGGCTCCACGGAGGAGATCCTCGGTGCCGTGCCCTACCTCCTGGGATTCCACCCCGCCGACAGTCTGATCGTGATCGGGCTGGAGGGGGAGCCTCCCCGGGGCCGGCTGCACATCACCGTCCGGTGGGACCTGCCGCTGGCGGCCCCGGGCCTCGGCCAGATCATCCCGTTGTTCCGCAACGAGGGGATCACCCAGGTCGTTGTCATCGGCTACGGCTCCGGCCCGCTGGTGACCCCGGCCGCCGACATGGCCGTCGCGCTGTTCCGCCAGAGCGACCTCACACTCGTCGACGCCCTTCGCGTGGAAGACGGTCGCTACTGGTCCTACATCTGCTCACGGGCCGGCTGCTGTTCCGGCGACGGCACTCCGTACGAGCGAGGAGCCAACGCGATCGCCGCCCAGGCCGTCGTGCACGGGCTGGTCGCCCTGCCGGACCGGGAGACCCTGGAGCACTCGATCGACCCCGTCGGCGGGCCCGAACGGGCGGCCGTGCGCGAGGTCACCCTCCGCGTCACGGAAGAGCTGCACGGCAGACTCACCAGACGTGAGGACGACGAGGGATTCGCGGCGGAGTTCGTCGCGGACGGGATGGCCAGGGTTCGCGAGGCGATCGGCATATACGCCTCGGGCGGGCGGCTGGAGGACGAGCAGGTGGCCAGGCTGGGGCTGGACCTGGCGGTGATCCGAATCCGTGACGAGGCATGGGCGCTGATCACGGACGATACCCACGACGTCCACCTCAGGCTGTGGCAGGATCTCACCCGGCGGCTGGAGCCCAGGTTCGTTCCCCCCGCTGCCTCCCTGCTCGGGATGGCCGCCTGGCGCCAGGGCGACGCCGCGCTGGCGGGTATCGCCCTCACCCGGGCATGCGAGATAGACCCTGGTTACTCGATGGCGAACCTGCTCATCCACGCGCTGCGTCACCTGCTCCCGCCGCACGTTCTCCGGGAGAGGATGCCCAGCCCGGAGGAGCTGGACCAGGAGATGGGCAGTCCCACGATGGCCTGGCTCCTCCCGATGATCGCCTTACTGGAGGAACCGACGATCATGGCCGGGTGA